From a single Candidatus Hydrogenedentota bacterium genomic region:
- the glnD gene encoding [protein-PII] uridylyltransferase, with amino-acid sequence MTDSLEAIVKQSQVKQKAPPREFCLQGVRQFALETRAAIQLRHSQGISGSDVVADLSQMADRILHAVFSFALADIPGSRSLRTRVSLCALGGYGRAQMNPCSDLDISLVYEGTLNDQIGALDEYLVPFLWDAGFRVGFAVRSMDESLELARRDTAVLTSLLEGRHVVGDSTVFGRLKLLLREQMRGPSLETFVEQKLFDRTAGLPPQYRDLYTAEPNIKENAGGLRDYHTALWLLMMLYDVNTLEEAVSQGLLTADEHLDFVKGLDFLLRVRNEMHFSAGKPQDDLLFANQRRICEAFGYSEESTVNLSGLMSDYYASAAKLRQLLNVAARICHQQSVASFSPRREDVIPEVEVREGALYVGGGDPYWYAHNPARLMETFWQCARHMATLSRPAERLVRANLHLVNAAFCSSDLVRRFFVAICNRPMQAGHALRQAARCGFLARYLPEFGEIENMIRDQDFHSYPVGEHTLRAIEALSRIDDLDGSIRSCLREALEHLTDPYILVMALLFHDLGKAFGDVHIEESVRLTRLICNRVGMPEDDEERIAFLVRHHVLMTNLSQYRDTGDEGIVESFSDTIKNEQRLRALFLLSYADLRAVGAGVWTEWKGALLMQLYLRTVQRLLGPAEAVGQEFWTSPKAKRVLALLAPEKEQDALEHMRGLGQRYLAAFRPQEIVAHLDYVKEGKEKGLAMATSTNDMAGMTGIVICTQDRPGLFSQIAGSFASQLVDIQTAALFTRPDGYVIDSFMVEDMRRGAPLTPAQIDSIKDVLRRVLLEFEDVQDYVNNSRRRLFALLQPRVPVKTRIEFDNQSSRTHTVIDIETGDRTGLLYDITRAMAKLNLNISTARIVTDARRVRDSFYVTRDNKRVEDPEEQEAIREEIHHAIHPRSSMDAKGETR; translated from the coding sequence GTGACCGATTCTCTTGAAGCCATCGTAAAGCAGTCTCAAGTGAAGCAGAAAGCGCCGCCCCGCGAGTTCTGTCTCCAAGGCGTCCGCCAGTTTGCCTTGGAAACGCGCGCCGCCATCCAGCTTCGCCACAGCCAGGGTATTTCGGGAAGCGACGTGGTAGCGGACTTGTCGCAAATGGCGGACAGGATTCTGCATGCCGTGTTCAGTTTCGCGCTGGCTGATATCCCCGGCAGCCGCAGCCTGCGCACGCGCGTATCTCTTTGCGCTCTAGGCGGTTACGGGCGCGCCCAAATGAATCCATGTTCTGACTTGGATATCTCGCTGGTGTATGAGGGGACCTTGAACGACCAAATCGGGGCTTTAGACGAATACCTGGTGCCGTTTCTGTGGGATGCCGGATTCCGGGTGGGGTTCGCCGTCCGCAGTATGGATGAATCACTCGAACTTGCCCGCCGGGACACGGCTGTTCTGACGAGTCTTCTCGAAGGCCGGCATGTGGTCGGAGACAGCACGGTTTTCGGCCGGCTCAAATTGTTGTTGCGTGAGCAGATGCGCGGCCCCTCGCTAGAGACCTTCGTCGAGCAGAAGCTCTTTGATCGCACGGCGGGGCTTCCCCCGCAATATCGGGATTTGTATACGGCGGAACCCAATATCAAGGAAAACGCAGGAGGGTTGCGGGATTACCACACCGCCTTGTGGCTGCTGATGATGCTTTACGACGTCAACACGCTTGAGGAAGCGGTGAGCCAAGGCCTTCTGACCGCCGATGAGCACCTCGATTTCGTGAAGGGGCTTGATTTCCTCTTGCGGGTGCGAAACGAAATGCACTTCAGCGCCGGAAAACCTCAGGACGACCTCCTTTTCGCCAACCAGCGGCGTATTTGCGAAGCTTTCGGATATTCTGAAGAGTCCACGGTAAACCTTTCCGGCTTGATGTCTGACTACTATGCTTCCGCGGCCAAACTGCGCCAGCTTCTGAACGTCGCCGCGCGCATCTGTCACCAGCAATCGGTTGCCTCATTCAGCCCACGCCGCGAGGACGTCATTCCGGAGGTGGAAGTGCGGGAAGGGGCGCTTTACGTTGGAGGCGGCGACCCTTACTGGTATGCGCACAATCCTGCCCGTTTGATGGAGACCTTCTGGCAGTGTGCGCGCCATATGGCGACGCTGAGCCGGCCGGCTGAGCGGCTTGTGCGGGCCAATCTGCACCTTGTCAATGCGGCATTCTGCTCCAGCGATCTCGTTCGGCGTTTCTTTGTGGCGATCTGCAACCGCCCGATGCAGGCGGGACATGCTCTGCGTCAAGCTGCGCGGTGCGGTTTCCTCGCTCGTTACTTGCCTGAATTCGGCGAAATCGAGAATATGATCCGCGATCAGGACTTTCACAGCTATCCTGTTGGAGAACACACGCTTCGCGCAATTGAAGCCCTTTCCAGGATCGATGACCTCGATGGCTCCATACGCAGCTGTCTTCGGGAAGCGCTCGAACACTTGACCGACCCCTACATATTGGTTATGGCGCTCTTGTTTCACGACCTGGGAAAGGCTTTCGGCGATGTGCACATTGAGGAGAGCGTTCGGCTGACGCGGCTCATCTGCAACCGGGTAGGCATGCCGGAGGATGACGAGGAGCGTATCGCCTTTCTGGTCAGGCATCATGTGCTCATGACAAACCTCAGCCAGTACCGCGATACGGGCGACGAAGGAATCGTGGAATCGTTCTCGGACACGATAAAGAACGAGCAGCGGCTGCGTGCCTTGTTCTTGTTGTCGTACGCGGACCTTCGCGCGGTCGGCGCCGGCGTCTGGACCGAATGGAAAGGGGCGCTGTTGATGCAGCTTTACTTGCGCACCGTGCAGCGCCTCCTGGGTCCGGCGGAGGCCGTGGGCCAGGAGTTCTGGACTTCCCCGAAGGCGAAACGCGTTCTGGCATTGCTCGCGCCCGAGAAGGAGCAAGACGCGTTAGAACACATGAGAGGCCTGGGGCAGCGGTACCTGGCGGCCTTCCGGCCCCAGGAAATCGTGGCGCACCTGGACTACGTGAAGGAGGGCAAAGAAAAAGGGTTGGCGATGGCAACGAGCACAAATGATATGGCGGGCATGACGGGGATTGTCATTTGCACACAGGATCGTCCCGGCTTGTTCAGCCAGATTGCCGGGAGTTTTGCCTCGCAACTGGTCGATATCCAGACCGCGGCGCTGTTCACGCGTCCCGATGGTTATGTGATAGATTCTTTCATGGTGGAAGACATGCGGCGGGGCGCGCCGCTCACTCCTGCCCAGATTGATTCTATAAAAGATGTGCTGCGCAGGGTATTGTTGGAATTCGAGGATGTGCAGGATTACGTAAACAACTCGCGGCGGCGACTGTTTGCCTTGCTTCAGCCGCGGGTTCCCGTGAAAACACGCATCGAATTCGATAACCAGTCCTCGCGGACCCACACGGTGATTGATATCGAAACGGGAGACCGAACTGGGTTACTCTATGATATCACGCGCGCCATGGCGAAACTGAATTTGAACATTTCAACGGCGCGCATCGTGACCGATGCGCGCCGTGTGCGCGACTCATTCTACGTAACACGAGACAACAAGAGAGTCGAGGACCCGGAAGAGCAGGAGGCGATTCGTGAGGAGATCCATCACGCAATTCATCCCCGGTCCTCGATGGACGCAAAAGGAGAGACACGATGA
- a CDS encoding tetratricopeptide repeat protein, giving the protein MALLFSILVSAVGADSPEALFEQANAAYGKGAYSEAATIYERLISDGVHDPVVFFNLGNAYFCAGRLGPAVANYERALRLAPDFERARVNLDHALATRERNLAPPLPSWLEQTVLFWHARLAPRAVCVVALVSWCVFWTILCIRRWRTFVYSRPLLIAIAIWTLAFGVSAWVKAHPPALAVASMERVPVQYVIGDTDRVHFELFAGDRVLVEERRGQWLRIATSDGRRGWTQANAMTIVGPPYEPAPPAPEPPEQSRTGGAG; this is encoded by the coding sequence ATGGCGCTTCTGTTCTCTATACTGGTGTCGGCCGTGGGGGCGGATTCCCCTGAAGCGCTCTTCGAGCAGGCGAACGCGGCTTACGGAAAAGGCGCTTATTCCGAGGCCGCCACCATCTACGAACGGCTGATCTCGGACGGAGTACACGACCCGGTGGTTTTCTTCAATCTTGGAAACGCTTACTTCTGTGCGGGACGGCTGGGCCCTGCCGTGGCCAACTACGAACGGGCACTTCGGCTGGCGCCGGACTTTGAGCGCGCCCGAGTGAACCTTGACCATGCCCTCGCAACGCGCGAACGGAACCTTGCGCCGCCGTTGCCTTCCTGGTTGGAGCAAACGGTCCTTTTCTGGCATGCACGGCTGGCGCCGCGCGCCGTCTGCGTTGTTGCCCTTGTGTCGTGGTGTGTTTTCTGGACGATACTTTGCATCCGGCGCTGGCGGACCTTTGTGTATTCGCGGCCCCTCCTGATCGCGATTGCCATCTGGACCCTCGCCTTTGGGGTCTCCGCATGGGTAAAGGCGCATCCTCCCGCACTCGCGGTTGCCAGTATGGAACGTGTTCCCGTGCAATACGTCATTGGTGATACTGACAGGGTACATTTTGAATTATTCGCGGGTGACCGCGTTCTTGTTGAAGAACGCCGGGGTCAATGGTTGCGGATAGCCACATCGGACGGACGGCGCGGATGGACCCAGGCAAACGCCATGACGATTGTCGGGCCTCCGTATGAACCCGCGCCTCCCGCGCCGGAACCGCCGGAGCAATCGCGGACGGGCGGTGCCGGGTGA
- a CDS encoding BatD family protein — MPRWIQVLIILSVPGAAALAGEDSLRVYASSETVEVGQYFYVFVETEGGNVSQVETPNVEGLQLDRRPSIQESSFSSIMGKNQNSTRLGFRALALKEGVITIPAFTVTVDGASVKSDPVVVRATSTGGGQPIVPPGREEPEDNNTAQLRVEDVIFLDTKVDKTEVYVGEPVSFTLRCYRIADRSIRVSSPEGGIEFAFPETEGFYSIPERPEAVDEAYEDRGGRRYHVARWRQTLFATEPGELQIPAWKWNAVVQARTVHGLSSLPLELKTEPIDVTVKPLPPRPPSFNGAVGQYSLDAQVTPKSVKQNMPIMLIIRVNGTGNPAAVGEPKLGHIEDAHVSEPERAMQPITDPQGVTAETTFSYQITPLKPGSLAIPPVEFCYFDPVQERFVTEKTPAFLVTVEESGEKHRRYVAGAAMPSESARADMANAGMMPIVTAGRRLYRASLSEAGTAMVLAGPPLVYGLVVLWTARKRRFAEDRPYARSYRAKSRMRKRLRGVVNAADPADALCRAVNGYIADKFDLPEAGMTPADVRDLLEGRAIQHESAAKLLEILCCCERGRYGAASLSRETVESLVEAADANMECLDRWLEKESR; from the coding sequence ATGCCGCGTTGGATACAAGTGTTGATCATCTTGAGCGTGCCGGGGGCGGCGGCGCTTGCGGGTGAAGACTCGTTGCGGGTTTACGCGAGCAGCGAAACGGTGGAAGTCGGTCAGTATTTCTACGTGTTTGTCGAGACGGAAGGAGGCAATGTCAGTCAAGTAGAAACGCCCAATGTGGAAGGGCTGCAGCTTGACCGCCGTCCGTCGATTCAAGAGAGTTCGTTTTCTTCGATCATGGGCAAGAACCAGAACTCTACCCGGCTGGGGTTCAGGGCGCTGGCGTTAAAGGAAGGAGTGATCACGATCCCGGCATTCACCGTGACGGTCGACGGCGCCTCTGTCAAAAGCGACCCTGTAGTGGTGCGGGCCACTTCCACAGGCGGCGGGCAGCCGATTGTCCCTCCTGGCCGCGAGGAGCCCGAGGACAACAATACCGCCCAGCTGCGTGTCGAGGACGTCATCTTTCTGGATACCAAAGTTGATAAGACGGAGGTGTATGTTGGGGAACCGGTGTCGTTTACGCTGCGATGCTACCGTATTGCGGACAGGTCGATCCGTGTGAGCTCGCCGGAGGGGGGCATCGAATTCGCGTTTCCTGAGACGGAGGGTTTCTACAGCATTCCCGAACGGCCCGAGGCGGTGGACGAGGCTTACGAGGACAGGGGTGGACGGCGGTACCATGTCGCCCGCTGGCGGCAAACGTTGTTTGCGACGGAGCCGGGCGAGTTGCAGATTCCGGCCTGGAAATGGAATGCGGTCGTGCAAGCCCGGACAGTTCACGGGTTAAGTTCTCTGCCGTTGGAACTCAAGACGGAGCCGATTGATGTCACCGTGAAGCCTCTGCCTCCTCGCCCGCCCAGTTTTAACGGGGCAGTGGGCCAATACTCCCTGGACGCGCAGGTAACGCCAAAGAGCGTCAAGCAGAACATGCCCATCATGTTAATCATTCGAGTGAACGGAACGGGCAATCCTGCGGCGGTTGGCGAACCGAAACTCGGGCACATTGAAGACGCCCATGTCTCCGAACCCGAGCGCGCAATGCAGCCCATTACGGACCCGCAAGGGGTGACAGCCGAGACGACGTTTTCGTACCAAATCACACCTCTCAAACCCGGTTCTCTTGCCATCCCCCCTGTCGAGTTCTGTTACTTCGATCCTGTTCAAGAGCGGTTTGTCACGGAAAAGACGCCGGCTTTTCTTGTGACTGTCGAGGAGAGCGGCGAAAAGCACCGGCGGTATGTTGCGGGCGCGGCCATGCCTTCCGAATCCGCGCGGGCGGACATGGCCAACGCCGGAATGATGCCTATAGTCACGGCGGGAAGACGGCTGTATCGGGCCTCTCTCTCCGAGGCGGGCACGGCGATGGTGCTGGCAGGGCCGCCCCTGGTTTATGGCCTGGTGGTCTTGTGGACCGCGCGGAAACGGCGGTTTGCGGAGGACCGGCCGTACGCGCGTTCGTACCGCGCGAAATCACGGATGCGGAAGAGATTGCGAGGCGTGGTGAATGCGGCCGATCCGGCTGATGCTCTGTGCCGCGCGGTCAATGGCTATATTGCCGACAAATTCGACTTGCCGGAAGCGGGAATGACGCCGGCAGATGTGAGGGACTTGCTCGAGGGCCGGGCAATCCAGCACGAATCCGCCGCGAAGCTCCTCGAGATCTTGTGCTGCTGTGAAAGGGGACGGTACGGCGCAGCGTCGCTTTCGCGGGAGACGGTTGAATCCCTCGTTGAAGCGGCTGATGCCAATATGGAATGCCTGGATCGGTGGCTCGAGAAGGAATCTCGCTGA
- a CDS encoding VWA domain-containing protein produces the protein MTFGFGFPVSQLPWWLAADAVLLLLTVAGLYWLESRRKRRISCFVQHTLLRSLVGGYDARIRRPLFWFTVIGFCCLLLALAQPHWGRAWKEVRKHSRDVLVCLDISESMRATDLLPSRLERAKQKVVTLVDNSPGDRFGLIAFTGAAGLQCPLTLDHGYFKAVLGAVDTDSISREGTDIAAALAGAVDVFKDEDTKMDEFARDTRAILLISDGEEVSGDAVETAKEAADYCRVYVIGVGDPDGAEIEIPTWMTREGVRGAGARAATHISKLDEETLIRVAEAGNGPYVAATPDDWDIQQVREAMNRLESRLVESDVRLQLVNRYQWPLAAAIMLFAAESLWLAVMPWLRTWGSLRKAQAQGEKQHG, from the coding sequence GTGACGTTCGGTTTTGGATTTCCAGTGTCGCAGTTGCCGTGGTGGCTGGCGGCGGACGCCGTCTTGTTGCTGCTGACGGTGGCGGGGCTGTACTGGCTTGAGAGCCGCCGGAAACGCCGTATATCGTGTTTCGTTCAGCACACGTTGTTGCGTTCACTGGTGGGCGGTTACGACGCCCGGATCCGCCGGCCTTTGTTCTGGTTTACGGTCATAGGGTTCTGCTGCCTGTTGCTGGCGCTGGCACAGCCGCACTGGGGACGCGCGTGGAAGGAAGTGCGCAAACACAGCCGCGACGTTCTGGTCTGCCTGGACATATCGGAAAGCATGCGCGCGACGGACCTGCTGCCCAGCCGTCTCGAACGGGCCAAACAAAAGGTGGTAACGCTGGTGGACAACTCGCCCGGAGACCGGTTCGGCCTTATCGCGTTTACAGGGGCTGCGGGCCTCCAATGTCCCTTGACCTTGGACCACGGGTATTTCAAGGCCGTTCTCGGCGCCGTGGATACCGACTCGATAAGCCGCGAAGGTACGGACATCGCGGCGGCCCTGGCGGGCGCCGTGGACGTCTTTAAAGACGAAGATACGAAGATGGACGAGTTTGCCCGCGACACCCGGGCGATATTGCTTATATCCGATGGCGAGGAGGTATCTGGCGACGCCGTTGAGACGGCGAAAGAGGCGGCTGATTATTGCCGCGTCTACGTCATTGGAGTGGGCGACCCGGACGGCGCCGAGATTGAGATCCCCACATGGATGACGCGTGAGGGCGTGCGGGGAGCGGGCGCCCGCGCCGCGACGCACATATCGAAACTGGACGAAGAAACCCTGATTCGTGTTGCCGAGGCGGGGAACGGGCCGTATGTGGCCGCTACCCCGGACGATTGGGACATCCAGCAGGTGCGTGAGGCGATGAATCGTCTCGAGAGCCGTCTGGTGGAGAGCGATGTGCGGTTGCAGTTGGTGAATCGTTACCAGTGGCCGTTGGCCGCGGCTATCATGCTGTTCGCGGCGGAAAGCCTCTGGTTGGCGGTGATGCCTTGGTTGCGCACGTGGGGAAGCCTGCGGAAAGCGCAGGCTCAGGGTGAAAAACAACATGGATAA
- a CDS encoding VWA domain-containing protein encodes MSWLQVNTFMHPRLLLLAPVVVVLFLLECFARAPGSISISTGEILHRVSSTQRALLRRLPAVMRALALLLLLVALARPLKGLQPRLDRADVVDIMLCVDVSGSMAAQDFESRGARKNRLEVTKDAVRDFIASRKQKPEDRYGLDRLGLVLYAGYAWTQCPLTLDYALLDRELELANIDERDPRKQGTAIGSAIGLAVSRLRKSEADTKVIVLLTDGLNNSGELDPATAANLAKEYGIRIYTIGAGSQEEVLVPRRSLWGNVMMPAQMPIDEESLKKIADVTGGRFFRATDTESLVGAYEEINQLEATEIEIGDYYEYEEGFFPYTVFGGLLMFAAVFVRRMWFEAIP; translated from the coding sequence ATGAGTTGGCTTCAGGTAAACACATTCATGCATCCCCGGCTGCTATTGCTGGCGCCGGTGGTCGTGGTGCTGTTCCTGCTCGAATGTTTTGCCCGCGCGCCGGGCTCGATAAGCATCTCAACGGGAGAAATCCTTCACAGGGTAAGCAGCACGCAGCGTGCACTTCTGAGGCGGCTGCCCGCGGTGATGCGCGCGCTCGCCTTGCTGCTGCTCCTGGTTGCGCTGGCGCGGCCTCTGAAAGGGCTTCAGCCCCGTCTGGACCGGGCCGACGTCGTGGACATCATGCTGTGCGTGGATGTGTCAGGAAGCATGGCCGCGCAGGACTTTGAGTCGCGGGGCGCGCGCAAGAACCGTCTCGAGGTGACCAAGGACGCCGTTCGCGACTTCATCGCAAGCCGTAAACAGAAACCCGAGGACCGGTACGGTCTCGACCGGCTCGGCCTGGTTCTGTACGCGGGGTATGCCTGGACCCAGTGCCCTTTGACGCTGGACTACGCCTTGCTCGATCGCGAGCTGGAACTGGCCAACATTGACGAGCGCGATCCCCGGAAGCAAGGCACCGCGATCGGCTCGGCCATCGGATTGGCAGTGAGCCGGCTGCGAAAATCAGAGGCCGATACGAAGGTCATTGTTCTGCTTACCGATGGGTTGAACAATTCGGGCGAGCTGGATCCGGCGACAGCCGCAAACCTGGCCAAAGAATACGGAATCCGGATCTATACGATAGGCGCGGGTTCTCAAGAGGAAGTGCTGGTCCCCCGCCGCAGCCTGTGGGGCAACGTGATGATGCCCGCGCAAATGCCCATTGACGAGGAGTCGTTGAAGAAGATCGCGGACGTGACCGGCGGGCGGTTCTTTCGGGCGACGGACACGGAATCGCTGGTGGGCGCCTATGAAGAGATCAACCAGTTGGAGGCGACGGAGATTGAGATCGGCGACTATTACGAATACGAGGAGGGTTTCTTCCCGTACACGGTATTTGGAGGGTTGTTGATGTTTGCAGCGGTGTTTGTGCGGCGTATGTGGTTCGAGGCTATTCCCTAG
- a CDS encoding peptidyl-prolyl cis-trans isomerase: MSENTPERLKAFREETRERSRRATVWPFVNTVLLIAGFACVIAAIVMTSKRGGTVQQVGGGGGLTNSAQREYATLLEQKGLTDAAIDAYEDYLENAPLEPDARANVCYSVGKLAIEAERYEKALEFLYQAEMLDPDSPVKDEINGKVVLCLEKLGRSSDLRRELRKRTAPERTAADLEEGEVVLAEFGGQVITDRDLEREIEKLPPAARESFDSPEKRTEFLQNIVAERLLLDKALRLELDKEPEVQEELAQVRDGLIVRRLIDQEVNSKISITPEDVRRFYEAEIERFTEPATRMALVGSGDSADSAKEDLAKARNDPERATKVVVRDGQLVQGLGDAEHDAAVLEAVKAAEPGAVSEPVQLGSAWYVFGVTETPAKVHAFEDVQAQAERMLRVEKQREQFQALVAETLKARSVQLYPERLKEDPPKK; the protein is encoded by the coding sequence GTGAGTGAAAATACTCCGGAAAGATTGAAGGCGTTTCGGGAAGAGACCCGCGAGCGCTCGCGGCGGGCCACCGTGTGGCCGTTCGTCAATACCGTCCTGCTCATCGCGGGATTTGCCTGCGTGATAGCGGCGATAGTTATGACTTCGAAACGCGGAGGGACGGTGCAGCAGGTTGGCGGCGGGGGCGGTCTAACGAACTCCGCGCAACGTGAATACGCCACGCTGCTCGAACAGAAAGGTCTGACGGATGCGGCCATTGACGCATACGAGGATTATCTGGAGAATGCGCCGCTCGAGCCAGATGCGCGGGCGAATGTGTGTTACAGCGTGGGTAAGCTCGCGATAGAGGCGGAACGGTACGAGAAAGCCCTCGAATTCCTGTACCAGGCCGAGATGCTCGATCCTGACAGCCCCGTGAAAGATGAAATCAACGGGAAGGTGGTGCTGTGCCTCGAGAAACTCGGGCGCTCGAGCGACTTGCGCCGCGAACTGCGCAAGCGGACGGCTCCCGAACGTACGGCGGCCGACCTCGAGGAGGGAGAGGTCGTGCTGGCAGAGTTTGGCGGGCAGGTCATCACGGACCGCGACCTGGAACGCGAAATCGAGAAGCTCCCGCCTGCCGCGCGGGAATCTTTTGACTCGCCAGAGAAACGGACGGAGTTTCTCCAGAACATCGTCGCGGAACGGTTGCTCCTGGACAAGGCCCTGCGGCTCGAATTGGACAAGGAGCCGGAGGTCCAAGAGGAACTGGCTCAAGTACGGGACGGCCTGATCGTACGACGGCTGATAGACCAAGAGGTCAATTCGAAGATTTCCATCACTCCGGAGGACGTGCGTCGTTTCTACGAAGCCGAGATTGAACGTTTTACCGAACCGGCGACCCGTATGGCGCTGGTGGGCTCCGGCGACAGTGCGGATTCCGCCAAGGAAGACCTGGCCAAGGCGCGGAACGACCCCGAACGGGCAACCAAGGTTGTCGTGCGCGACGGCCAACTGGTTCAAGGGCTGGGCGATGCCGAGCACGATGCCGCCGTCCTGGAGGCCGTCAAAGCGGCCGAGCCGGGTGCTGTATCTGAGCCGGTGCAACTGGGCAGTGCCTGGTACGTGTTTGGCGTGACCGAGACCCCGGCGAAGGTTCATGCCTTTGAGGATGTCCAGGCACAGGCCGAACGCATGCTGCGAGTTGAAAAGCAGCGCGAGCAGTTCCAGGCGCTTGTGGCCGAGACGCTCAAGGCGCGCAGCGTGCAGCTCTATCCGGAGCGGTTGAAAGAGGACCCGCCGAAGAAATGA
- a CDS encoding DUF58 domain-containing protein produces the protein MKQIRRIQIRTSHMVNDILAGQYESVFKGQGMEFREVREYVPGDDIRMIDWNVTARTGVPHVKLLAEERELTVMLMVDASGSERFGSIGRLKNELAAELCAVLAFSAIQNNDKVGLIIFTDDIELYVPPSKGRKHVLRVIREVLYFQPRGKGTNIPGALHFLNGITRRRAVTFLVSDFMAEAYEVPLRVANRRHDVIAVHVSDPREDFLPDVGLVAVQDAETGREALVDTSVRSVREEYARAARQRAKKRDEIFRRTGVDVISVHTDRSYVNEIYRFFRMRERRYG, from the coding sequence ATGAAACAGATACGCCGGATTCAGATCCGGACGAGCCACATGGTGAACGACATCCTCGCGGGCCAGTATGAGAGCGTATTCAAGGGCCAGGGGATGGAGTTCCGCGAGGTGCGCGAGTACGTCCCCGGCGACGACATCCGCATGATCGACTGGAACGTCACCGCCCGAACGGGCGTGCCGCATGTGAAACTGCTGGCCGAAGAGCGCGAGTTGACGGTCATGCTGATGGTTGATGCGAGCGGGTCCGAGCGTTTCGGCAGCATCGGACGGCTCAAGAACGAGCTCGCGGCGGAGCTTTGCGCGGTCCTGGCGTTTTCGGCCATTCAGAACAACGACAAGGTCGGTCTGATCATCTTCACGGACGACATCGAGTTGTATGTTCCTCCCAGCAAGGGGAGGAAGCACGTGTTGCGCGTGATCCGCGAAGTCCTGTACTTTCAGCCCAGGGGAAAAGGCACGAATATCCCCGGTGCGCTCCATTTCCTCAATGGCATCACGAGGCGGCGGGCAGTGACGTTTCTTGTGTCCGATTTCATGGCCGAGGCCTACGAGGTGCCGTTGCGGGTGGCAAACCGGCGCCACGACGTCATCGCGGTCCACGTAAGCGACCCTCGCGAGGATTTCCTCCCGGATGTCGGCCTGGTCGCGGTACAGGACGCCGAAACCGGCCGGGAAGCATTGGTGGACACAAGCGTCCGCAGCGTGCGGGAGGAGTACGCCCGGGCTGCGCGCCAGCGCGCCAAGAAGCGCGACGAGATCTTCCGCCGGACGGGCGTGGACGTGATAAGCGTGCACACCGACAGGTCTTATGTGAATGAAATCTACCGATTCTTCCGTATGCGCGAGCGGCGATACGGCTGA
- a CDS encoding MoxR family ATPase — MALSVEAIRKEVEAQSKFVSRLRDQMARVIVGQQYMVDRLLVGLLANGHVLIEGVPGLAKTTAVKTLAQAMRCSFSRIQFTPDLLPADLIGTLVYNPKDGQFTTKKGPIFANVILADEINRAPAKVQSALLEAMQERQVTIGDKTFLLDEPFMVLATQNPIEQEGTYPLPEAQVDRFMLKLRVNYPSKIEEREIMDRVDLLHAPEVRPAVTREEILQAQALVNQIYVDEKAKDYIVSIVQATRHPEAFELNISHLIEYGASPRATIYLQQAARALAFMQGEGNVFPNDVKQVAMDILRHRIIVTYEAEAENMTSEDIIRQILDTVPVP, encoded by the coding sequence ATGGCACTGTCTGTTGAGGCGATTCGTAAAGAGGTGGAGGCGCAATCGAAGTTCGTTTCGCGGTTGCGCGACCAGATGGCGCGGGTCATCGTAGGGCAGCAGTACATGGTGGACCGGCTCCTGGTCGGCCTCCTGGCCAACGGGCACGTCCTCATCGAGGGCGTGCCGGGCCTCGCCAAAACCACCGCCGTGAAAACACTCGCCCAAGCCATGAGATGCTCCTTCAGCCGGATTCAGTTCACCCCGGACCTCCTCCCCGCCGATCTCATTGGCACCCTGGTTTACAACCCCAAGGACGGACAATTCACGACAAAGAAGGGCCCGATCTTCGCCAACGTCATCCTCGCGGACGAGATCAACCGCGCTCCCGCCAAGGTGCAGAGCGCGTTGCTCGAGGCCATGCAGGAACGCCAGGTGACCATTGGAGACAAAACATTTCTGCTCGACGAGCCGTTCATGGTTCTGGCCACGCAGAATCCCATCGAACAGGAAGGCACATATCCGTTGCCGGAAGCGCAGGTTGACCGGTTCATGCTCAAACTGCGCGTAAACTATCCAAGCAAAATCGAGGAGCGCGAGATAATGGACCGGGTAGACCTGCTTCACGCGCCCGAGGTGCGCCCGGCAGTCACGCGCGAGGAGATCCTCCAGGCCCAGGCGCTCGTCAATCAGATCTACGTAGACGAGAAGGCCAAGGATTACATCGTCAGCATCGTTCAGGCCACGCGTCACCCCGAGGCATTCGAACTCAATATCAGCCACCTTATCGAATACGGCGCTTCGCCCCGCGCGACGATCTACCTGCAGCAGGCCGCCCGGGCGCTGGCGTTCATGCAGGGGGAGGGCAACGTTTTCCCGAACGACGTCAAACAGGTGGCGATGGACATTCTCCGCCACCGCATCATCGTCACGTACGAAGCCGAGGCCGAGAACATGACCAGCGAGGATATTATCCGGCAGATTCTGGATACGGTGCCGGTGCCATAG